Below is a window of Arabidopsis thaliana chromosome 2, partial sequence DNA.
GAAGACTGGTGGCATCCGCGCATGATAAGCTTGAGAAGACTTGGAGACTTTAACCAAGTCGTTTCCAAGCTACCTCGAGGTATCCCTTTCTCTAAGGTTTGTTCAGTTTACCATATTGACCGTTTCTTTCTTGAGAGTTgtgaaacaagaagagaaatgaaGGAATTGTATGAGGAAGCCCTACACCACTTGAAACCTTTCAATACTCTTCGAAAGATAGAGAGTCCGGGAAGATTCTTTGTGACTTGTTCTATACAAGGTGTTAAATTCAAGGACGTCCTATGCGATTCCGGATCATCCATCAACATTATGACAAAGGAGACGTCGAAGAAGCTTCGAATCAAGGAGCTACAACCTTCGGATGTGCGAATCGGGCTTGTAGACTCGTCTTTCACGGTTTCCGAAGGAATAGTCCGCATTGTTTATGTTCTAGGTTAAGGTGCAACGTACAGACCGATTTCCATATCATAAAAGTCGAGAAAGGAAGGCCCTCTCAACTCATACTAAGAGGCACGTTCCTAGCCGCAGCGGGCGCTATAATGGATTGGCTTAATCGAACGGTATGCTTCGCCAATATTGTTGACGAAGTGTTTCACGAGATGGTGTTGTTTACCCCGGgcgcaagaagaagaaggaggttAAATGGCGAGAGATCGGAAGAACCCCCCGAGGAGTTCCAATCCAAGAGAGCTCGCCAAGGGCGAAACAACCCGTCTTACTACGCCTAGTAAAACCCAAACGTCGAGCCAACGACGCTAAACAAGTGCGCTAAGTGGGAGACAACCCACTAGGTAGCTACCTTTTTCCttagaattttaattttgcttttgctttaacctttttagtatttgtttcagattcttattaagaaaatatatatattaaaaaatagaaaaatagaaaacagaaaaacccaaaaagaagagaaggaataAGGGTCACCTGGACCCGTCACTAGGCGCCGTGACAACTGGTCCGACTACTCGCCCGAGTAAACGGCGCCGCCTAGAAAAGAAGGCCCGGCCCCGCCAAACCTTGGCCGGAGCCCCGCCTATTTGCACCATCACTTGGCCGGAGTCCGCCTGGCAGTGCCAGCCATTGACTGGAGTCTTCCGGGCCGGAGCTTTCCAATGCGCCCCGACCACTAGCCGGAGCCCGCCGGACTGTGCCACGCGTTCGCCGGACTTGCCCTACCTAGCGGCCCTGGCAACACCTTGCCCGCCGGTCCGGCCGAATGCGAACTCAACCGGCCAAGACTCGGTCAACTACGGCCAACACGTGAATGAATAAGGGAAGTTGCACCGCCACTGCGATCGGTCCGCCAAGGGATTCATTTAACCTGCGACTATTCCGCCAATCCCAACGACCGGCGACCCCATCCAACAACCGGCCGTTAATTACCCACCCACTCCACTCTTTCGGCCAAGCCCGCAACTGCCTTACCATCCATTCACACCATCCGTCACCACGAATTTGATCTTATTCGTGGCCGTATTGACAACAACAAGATCAATCTATCTTaggtatgtttttatttattttattttgttaaagcTATTGgtggttttaggtttttgtttcaagGAAGATGGGAATGGAGATTAATATCATGGAATTCAACCATACTAAATCGTGTAAGGCCGCTGTTAAGCAAGGAGAGAGATCATCCGGTTAGTCACCACAAACAAGGTGACTTTGTTCTTAACTTGTCTTTCTCACGGATTAATCCCTATGCTTATTCTCACACGAGGGACGGTGTGAAGTAAGTCTGGGGGATTAATGAATCCATTACTACTAATGCTACTCTCTATTTTGTTGACTTGAAACATTTTTCCACTTTTTACACCGATATGTTCTAACAAAGcaaaaagtttttctttattatcgagtaatgttttattgagtcaaaactAGTAGGGAACTGAGACCTTGTTATATGATGATTATTGACCATTATGTGTTGAGAATTGTTTCTTGAGGAACACTTACAGGGTCGCAAGGAACGGGCAACCTTGAACACTACGCCCGGACCGTCCCCCAGAAGCTTAACCTTGCAGAAATTTCTGTTGGATCCGACGTCAACTCTCCCCTATATTGGACGATTAACTTGAACTTAATTCTTTCTCATGAATGGGTGTTAGATCGGGGAAACGAGCATATACATTCAGGACTTCTTTTCCCTTCTTACCACTCTTTGCTGATCCTGAATGGCCACTCACTTTTAGTGGTTCGTACCCTTAAACTATATCCTCTTTCCAAGCCTCATGcattctcttttcctttttcatttagCAGATATGTGCAAAAACGTCAGAGAGAAAGGAACAACACAGTTTCCCGCCACAAAGACAGAAGaaggaagcaaaagaagagattgCAACAAGCGGCCTAAGAGTTTATTCTCCCTTGAAACCAATTCAAAGGTATGCCCATTAGACTCGGTGTTTAGAAGTTCTGTTTCCCcttccataaaaaaaaagatacaaaagaatattaaaaaaaaaaaagaagaaaaagaaaagaaaaggaaggaaaGGAAACATTACAACCAAGAGAGTCTAGTACCTAGTTCCAAGGAAAGACATGGGAACCTAAAGGAGAGATGAGCCAATTACAGAAGAGAGTCCCCTCAAAAAAAACCTAACTCTAGGGAACCGAAAGTAAGAAAGAagtaaaggagaagaaggtgtttaaaagaagaagtggTTGAAAACTGTGGACCTCAACCGGTCCGTTCTCTCTTGCGTTTTTGCAACTTATCTTGCATTCGAGACTATACGGTAACCCTAAACACTTTAACTCCACCACTTAAACACCAAAATCCCCTTTCATACCAAGCGCCGTCTACCCCAAATGACACCTTCTAATGAGAAAGTCCATGCCAAAACATTTACAGAATGTAAAGAGTTGATTAACGTGAATTCAGAGTTCTGTAGGATCAAAGCGGATGGACAAGGATGAGAAAGGCGTAAGACTATTGAGCGACCGTTCTAACGCAACTTTTGTTTAATGTGGTTTGTAGGATATATTCGAGACACGGTCACTGATAACAGAAGAGTTCCCGCAATTTTCAAACCTCTCCACCagatttgttcttttgtttgcttgaggacAAGCAAAGTCTAAGTCAGGGAGAGTTGATAACACGGCTTTTTAGTCCGTTTTAGctattgtttttgtatgtttcAGAGAGCATTTGATGTCATTCTAGAGCcaataagaagagaaacacATATTCTAGGTGCCAAGAAGgttttaagaattttgaagCTAAAAGTATCAAAAGACGATCATTCCAGTGCTTCGGAAGTTTAGCATCTGGCCAAGGTCTTCCCAATCTCGGCATGAGGATATCTCGGTGTCATTTGAAAGCTAAAAGAGTCAAGATTAACGTCGAAGTCTAATCTAAACAATTCATGATGCGTTCAAAAGATATGACCCGAAGAGTGAAGACATGTCAAGAATCGTCTGTTTGGAAATAATAAGTCCAAAACTCATCCGGACGATGAGACTTGAACCCGGGCAGCTCCTAGTAGCTCACCACCGACCATTAGGTTGCCGCCGCACCTCTTGAACCTTGAAGAAcaccatctctctttctctttctcgttttCGTGTAAGACTCTTTAAGGTGGAGCTTTGCCTCTTGTATTCTACATTCAAAGAAATAATCTCTAAACCCCTTTTAAGTATTATTCATCTTTTACTTATGGTCTACTCAACCCAACTTTTGATTAGCTCCTTTGCCATGAGCGAGTAGATTTCTAGTCAGGTTTGAGGGGGTTTCAAAGGGGAATTCATGGGGACCAACAGATCGAAAATCTAGGTTGGCGGTTTCTATGGCTTTGTTTGACCGTTTACACTATTCCTTCTAGTTGAGTTTAAGCTTAATGCTTGTATGTCCAGAACGCCACCTAGTACTTGACCTTAGGTATTTCATTTTTTGCCAAAATCTCGTTTGAATGCTTGATCTAAATAAACTGAATAAAGAACTATAACCGTTGCACGCCCGCCGAGTGATAGGGACTTATGGACTAGAATTGAATTTGAACTTAATGCTTTGatcttgtattttgaaaccatGTTAGAACCTAATAGCCGATAAGGCAACTGAGTACGCAAGATAATAGTGATAATAACCGGCTTTCACCTACTAGCCGTTAGGGTTAGCTGGTCTTGATAGAGTTTCGTATGTCCGAGAATttggaagtaaacaaacctaGCCATGTTATCACCTAGATTGAGATCTATACCTTATTATTGAACCTTGACATCCGGAGAAACTTCCGATGATCTAATGCTTCTCTCTTATAGTTTACcgtttagtttagttatttgtcttttattttggttactCATAGCTTACAACAACccctctcttttattttggtcctagcttcactctcttcttaaGGATTTCTCTGAACTACTTCTCTCCTTGTGGATTCGATCCTAAAGTACTACTCTGATATATTGTGCACTTGTAGTAGTCGTGTGATCTTTCAGGTAAAAGCCTGAGGCAAAATAAAACACGCATCTGGGACTCAGAACCAAACCATGAGATATGATAATTAAGATCAATGTACCAGTTAACAGTTTTAAGACGTGAGGTGATCgacttctacttaaaaactttagccatgCTCTGTTATGATCCAAAACTACACTCAATTGCTCAATGCGTCAAGATCAACCAATCCCCTTAACATTCATTTagttcaaaaacatgaatcaagataTGCATTGCtagtgaactcatttggctaaggataggttatgagacaaagatggtcccttttAAGTGGTTCAGATTTTAATAACAGGAGACTCTCAGTGAAAAAGGATTGATCTTTagaagaatgctaaaggtaagtgccaacctatgcatacaagaataacatcccatctacccaatgacatAAACCGTGAATAACAAGTACATGGTCCTATCTCTAAACCCAATGATGAGCCTCAGTCCACCCTTTTGCACTAAATGCatattttgattctttcttggATCAACTCAtttcctttcatttctctGGCTCTTGTTCTTAAGGAGAGGCTTTTCTTACTCTATGAGTCTAGTCTAGTGCATTGggttttcttaaactcttatggctcttataatttttttcttttctgtttttgttgctatcttttttttaGAGCATATCTTAACGATTCTATGCTTCCCAAACATTCACTAGACCTCAATATGATTTCcagcttccttctcctaaagACTCTAacccattttttctttcatatctttTCACACTCAATCTCAATTCCCACATAAGTTCCCACCTAGTCCTACCAAGTCCGAAAACGCGGATTGAAACTACATGAGATactactcttgtcggctcaaacCTAACACGTTTTACCAAGCTCAATCGGGTGGGGGAACTACTCTAATAATAGaagcagctacttggattagCAAGAGTGGAaaataagtgaaagaaaatccaagtatgtattctatccatgagttcaaaaacgatgcaaacatgataattataagtcagattcaagttcaaattgacagGGAAAGGTGTCATGACATACATCGAGTGGTTTCTATAGAACATGGTGCAGTTTTACTTTAAAGTCATTCAAATGCATCGGAGAACTAATAACTCATGTTAATGAATCATCATGCTTACAAGGTTCTCTcctcattatcccctatgcatatacaacaatcctatatgaaacactctagactcgactctaaatgtaatgcaactaaatgatcactctgtttttgtggaattcattttcaaattttttaatttttttttttgttttttctatgaCTTAGATGATATGCAGACTCAAATgatattcacaaaaataattcaaatacatcttgaaccctcccccaaacttaaattacacagtcccttgtgtaatcaaaatttgtgaaagaattcaagataaacacaaaagcaaaaacaaaagcgaTATTTACAAagggttttggtgtgttaccTCAATAGAATGTCCTGGAGATGTAGTCATCCATATCTGTTTGAGTGTACTCCGCAGACATGACCGGTTCTCGATGTTGCTCCGCCATCTCCTCGTCATTGTGCTTGATCGCAACCCCAATAGATTGTGGAGcattgataataggtttttagtcaattaatcctaaagcactatcatgtcgttgtagtagttagggtgtcaatccaaatgggtgtgatgcaaacagatgagatgtgataagaagtcactaagtcaagccaagaaataacagttttggggtttctaacagtcataagcgaacatgcagaaaacggaaacaataacagaattactaaaatcactcgaccacaacaggctgatgccatAAGTgggatgtggtcgagtaacaggtcgagtaacagacatgatatgaaacagatatactcgactgcacagtctgttgccagacactgggtgtggtcgagtatactggtcgagtaacagacaggaaaTGAGACAACtgtactcgactgcacagtctgttcCCAGACACTATGTGTGGTCAagtaagttggtcgagtaattgcaaaaacgaagaaacaggcaatgagaacgattaagcgataacgataaaacagagaaatcagataaacgagaaattcctaaggatggggtaatcgaataaagtggtatcctagcctattcgaatggttaacaagcgcaatcaagctatccctagacaacaagttcaacaacagatcaattcactctcgtgatagaaatcctcaagcaaagctagcccagactgattcccattaacggaatctaactattcaggcaataagaacagactaataaagtcaataaacgctctaaacggccaatcccttgggatagagacgaatatctcaggaactagtggatcaagcattccatcgaacaccttctgggtgcgggaatgcttgggatcgaattccagttgaaGGGATTCAAttaattctaaaacttaaccattctacagactacggattccacaattactctatcccatccttaagaattctaagtcactactcagacaacatgctcaaagacataaacgcaggtaaatgataatattgcataagtaaagagataaagagtagagaaacaagatgacagatgaaatcaaatgcggaatctgaataacttggaaaaatctcgaattacaggttgcagaagcaaaagcggcgcagccagagtaaaacagaaaataaaactgaagcaaaaactcaatgtcgactagatgtctcaggacagaaccctaagacatctatttatacaaaacaaaataaaatgatagtagacgggccaataacctaatcgcctGGCCCATAGAatgataatgggccgagatgggcttcgtgatccaATGGAGGTCCAGGCTGCTTCCAAACACTTCggcttctcctcttctcttccttgtgctcagcttgtctggttgagtgcggatttgagtagactatgaagatgtgatcgagtgccaagtcgagtgatggtgttggtggtgagtgatgatactcgaccagggggtcgagtaacgtgGTAGAGTGAACGGTCgagtgtggtcaggtggtgtggcgaagtgaTACTTGACCAGGGGTCGAGTTGCgtcatcgagtggcctgagctgaggttactcgacctggggaTCGAGtagatgggaagaatggctccatagtcactcgaccagggggtcgagtatggtGCTGGATGCACacgacctggtggtcgagtatgtcttctggttctggctcatttcttccaatttgctcgcaaacaactccaaatcacctgaaaacaactcagcaacgcaatatgtatgcaaagctatcctaatcatgcaaagtatgcaagaatgatgagaaatgatataaaacagtgatgaatgatacaaaactggactcaaaacgatgatgaatggacactgaaaacatgcaaattatagacatatcaagcATGACGTTCATGTGTTCTCCGGCCCGACATTATCCGACACTTGCTTGATGATCGGACCATCCTAGcgcttttccttcttttgtgCTCCCTTACCTCGTGAGACGAGTGTCTTGGGCGTTCTTGCGGGGCAGCACGTTCTCTCTGTTGATAAGCAGATTGCCTTGGCGGGGTAATGTCATGACGCCTGGATGGCATGTCTTCTGGCGGGTTGTCTTTGGTGATCGCACTGGTGGATGTGGTGCAGTTGAGTGCCTTCTGCATGTTGTCAATGGCCTTGACACATTTATGGATGATCTTATCTTGAAACTTGCACCATCTTTGGGTTAGACTTAGGTTCTTGTGTGCTTCAGCAAGACTCTTGCTTTCTCGTGAAGGGGGCTTGTGTTCTTCAAAGTGGTACCGGCTAGTGTCATAGATTTCCCAGTTGGTCTCCTCATGGTCACTCTGACCATCTACTTCTTTAGCTTTCTGGGACGAGGATCCTCCAATCACATCATGGAGGATTTCATGTTGTGGCGAGAAGTCGATGTGGTCTCTCACCGTGATGGTTGTCATTTCACTGAAGGGGAGAAGAATAGTCGCTTCTCTTGTTGACGGGTGATCGAACTTGAAAACGTACCTCTCGTCATAGACTTGATGCTCGATCACATGGACAAGCTTGAGATGGGCGATATCCATCCATCATGGTTCGATAGGATCCGATCGCAGCGGGACTTCGCACGATAGGAGGATTGCCGTCACCACTCCTCTTTCTTCCTGTCATTGGCCAGTGCCCACCCTCTGTAGCTGCATAGGTGATTGAGGAGATACATTGACCGGGGTGTGTCATTGGCATCTcgtttcatattttttccGTCCTTGGTGTAATGGAGGAAACTCATCAACGCCAGGTCTAACGTCTCCATGTCTTGGTTCGTCACAGTGGCGGATATCTTTCTAGCGTAAGGGACATTGGCAAAGGCTCTCTGGAAATAGCGAATGGCGGGATTGCGGATGAAGTTGCTCTTTGATCTAGCGGAGTTGAAGATGGTAGTGTCTCTGATCGTGTTTCACAAGGCTTTGAGTTCCTCTCGTATAATCCTCGGTTTTGTTCCCTTGCCACTGGGAAACCCGAACATGGTTTCCAGCGTCTTGATCTTCATGATGTAGTCACGGCCGTCGATGGTGAAGCTTAAGTACCCAAGCCCGCCTTCTCTCAACTCAGCAGCTGACAACCCCTCAAACAATTCCtctttgaagagaagaaaggaatTGGAGTGTCTCATCCTTATAGGCAGGAAAGGGATGAGACATGAGTGTTGTCATGTGGCACTTCTTGAACAAGAGTTGAACGTCCTCCAGGATGCTAACTCCGCCATGGTCTCCGGGTGAGGATATCTTGTTCCCCAAAACAGATATCTCTTGAGAAGCTTGTAGTAGTCTCCCGGAGTCAGCTTGTCTTCCTTCATCAAAGACTTGGTGGTTTTGTGGGTTGGCTCCCGAATGTAGTCTGCATGATCTTCCATTTCCTCATCGACTAGCTCATAATTCTGTGTCATTGACCGCTTCCCTCTAGcgatctcttctcttctcctgtCATTGGCGACTGCTTGCTTTTTTTCCGCCACAAATCGCCTATactcctctgcttctcttttTGGTCTAGTTGACCAAGATTCAGCTTCATCAACACTATAGTCGGCATCCATCGAGTGGAACAAGCAGAGGAGAGACAAGTTGCGATTGACTGGTTTTGAGGTTCTGTTTTAGTGAATAACAGCTTGCAACAATGAAAGAGTTGAGAGCGTTTTTAGTAGTGAAGTAGAGAGATAAACAAGAGAGATGTTTTGAAATCacaagtgatgaagaaaagtgaagaGTAGTGACACTTATCTCCCTTTGCGATTTGAATATGTGGATGAGGTGTGTCGCTTTTGAACGGACGGATGAGATAGAATGCTCTTTATGATGTCGCCAAGTGAAAAGGAGACAAAGCATGGTTCTTTCTGTCGGCAGGATGGGGTTCCTTCAAGTCACGCACCTTGTGATCGAGCATGGGCCGTTTGATCCTTTAATTTCGTGTCATGGGCTACAAAGGGACACAACATGGGCTTTTTGGAGTTTCGGTGGAGATTGAAAT
It encodes the following:
- a CDS encoding aspartyl protease gag-polyprotein, with amino-acid sequence MISLRRLGDFNQVVSKLPRGIPFSKVCSVYHIDRFFLESCETRREMKELYEEALHHLKPFNTLRKIESPGRFFVTCSIQGVKFKDVLCDSGSSINIMTKETSKKLRIKELQPSDVRIGLVDSSFTVSEGIVRIVYVLEKKARPRQTLAGAPPICTITWPESAWQCQPLTGVFRAGAFQCAPTTSRSPPDCATRSPDLPYLAALATPCPPVRPNANSTGQDSVNYGQHVFVSRKMGMEINIMEFNHTKSCKAAVKQGERSSGTLTGSQGTGNLEHYARTVPQKLNLAEISVGSDQICAKTSERKEQHSFPPQRQKKEAKEEIATSGLRVYSPLKPIQRCQEGFKNFEAKSIKRRSFQCFGSLASGQGLPNLGMRISRCHLKAKRVKINVEV